AGGTAGTCGGCCTGGTCGTAGTCCTGCAGCTCCATGACCTGGGCGATCTCCTCGCCGGGCTGGAAGGCCAGGAGGTTGGCCACGTGCTGGCCCTTGGAGTCGCGCCCGCCCTCGGGCAGCTCGTAGCCCTTGGCGCGGTAGACGCGGCCGTAGTTGGTGAAGAACAGCAGCCAGCGGTGCGTCGTGGTGACGAAGAAGTGGTCGACGACGTCGTCCTCGCGCAGCGTGGCCCCGCGGATTCCCTTGCCGCCGCGGTGCTGGGAGCGGTAGGAGTCGGTGCGGGTGCGCTTGGCGTAGCCGGAGCGGGTGATGGTGACGACCACGTCCTCCTCGGGAATGAGGTCCTCCATGCTCATCTCGCCGTCGAAGGGCACGATCCGGGTGCGGCGCTCGTCGCCGTACTTCTCGACGATCTCTGCCAGCTCGTCGGAGACGATGCCCCGTTGGCGCTCCGGGGAGGCGATGATCTCGCGCAGGTCCTTGACCCGGGCGCGCAGCTCCTCGGACTCCTCCTGGATCTTGAGGCGCTCCAGAGCGGCCAGACGGCGCAGCTGGAGGGAGAGGATGGCCTCGGCCTGGGCCTCGTCGACGTCCAGCAGCCCCATGAGGCCGGTGCGGGCCTCCTCGGTGGTGGGCGAGCGCCGGATGAGCGCGATGACGGCGTCGAGGGCGTCGATGGCCTTGAGCAGGCCCTCGAGGATGTGGAGACGCTCCTCGGCCTTGCGCAGGCGGAAGCGGGAGCGGCGCACGATGACGTCGATCTGGTGGGCGACCCAGTGGCGCACGAAGCCGTCCAGGCTCAGGGTGCGCGGCACCCCGTCGACCAGGGCGAGCATGTTGGCCGGGAAGTTGTCCTGAAGCTGGGTGCGCTTGTAGAGGTTGTTGAGGACCACCTTGGCGACGGCGTCGCGCTTGAGGACGATGACCAGTCGCTGACCGGTGCGCCCGGAGGTCTCGTCACGGATGTCGGCGATGCCGGTGACCTGGCCGTCGCGCACGAGCTGGGCGATCTTGTCGGCCAGGTTGTCGGGGTTGACCTGGTAGGGCAGCTCGGTGACCACCAGGCACTGGCGGCCCTGGATCTCCTCGACGTTGACCACGGCCCGCTGGGTGATGGAGCCGCGGCCGGTGCGGTAGGCGTCCTCGATGCCCCGCCGGCCCAGGATGGTGGCGCCGGTGGGGAAGTCGGGTCCGGGGATCCGCTCGATGAGGGCGTCGAGCAGCTCCTCGCGCGAGGCGTCGGGGTGCTCGAGGTACCACTGGGCTCCGCGGGCGACCTCGCGCAGGTTGTGCGGCGGGATGCGGGTGGCCATGCCGACGGCGATGCCTTCGGAGCCGTTGACCAGGAGGTTGGGGAACCTCGACGGCAGGATGACCGGCTCCTGGTTGCGTCCGTCGTAGTTGTCCTGGAAGTCAACGCTGTCCTCGTCGATGTCCCGGAGCATCTCCATGGCCAGGGGCGCCATCTTGCACTCGGTGTACCGGGGTGCGGCGGGCCCCAGGTTGCCGGGGGTGCCGAAGTTCCCCTGGCCGGCCACCAGCGGGTAGCGCAGCGACCACCACTGGACCAGGCGGGCCAGGGCGTCGTAGATGGCGCTGTCGCCGTGGGGGTGGTAGGTCCCCATGACGTCGCCGACGATGCGCGAGGACTTGGAGAAGGAGGCGGTGGGGCGGTAGCCGCCGTCATACATGGCGTACAGGACGCGGCGGTGGACCGGCTTGAGCCCGTCACGCACGTCGGGCAGGGCCCGGCCCACGATGACGCTCATCGCGTAGTCGAGGTAGGAGCGTTGCATCTCCATCTGGAGGTCGACCGGCTGGATGCGCTCGGGGGCGGGTGCGTTCGTCGCTCCCTCGTCGCCGATGATCTCTTCAACTTCGTCGCTCACAGGATTCCTTCGTGTTCAGAGGAGGTCGCCGGCCGCGGGCCGGCGCTTCACGTGTGGCTCGGTGCCGCTCAGATGTCCAGGAAGCGGACGTCGGAGGCGTTGCGCTGGATGAAGGAGCGCCGCTGCTCGACGTCGTCGCCCATGAGGATCGCGAAGGTCTCGTCGGCGTCGGCCGCCTCATCGAGCGTGACCTGCTTGAGGATCCGGGTGGTGGGGTCCATGGTCGTCTCCCACAGCTCGTGGTCGTTCATCTCGC
This region of Actinomyces oris genomic DNA includes:
- the gyrA gene encoding DNA gyrase subunit A is translated as MSDEVEEIIGDEGATNAPAPERIQPVDLQMEMQRSYLDYAMSVIVGRALPDVRDGLKPVHRRVLYAMYDGGYRPTASFSKSSRIVGDVMGTYHPHGDSAIYDALARLVQWWSLRYPLVAGQGNFGTPGNLGPAAPRYTECKMAPLAMEMLRDIDEDSVDFQDNYDGRNQEPVILPSRFPNLLVNGSEGIAVGMATRIPPHNLREVARGAQWYLEHPDASREELLDALIERIPGPDFPTGATILGRRGIEDAYRTGRGSITQRAVVNVEEIQGRQCLVVTELPYQVNPDNLADKIAQLVRDGQVTGIADIRDETSGRTGQRLVIVLKRDAVAKVVLNNLYKRTQLQDNFPANMLALVDGVPRTLSLDGFVRHWVAHQIDVIVRRSRFRLRKAEERLHILEGLLKAIDALDAVIALIRRSPTTEEARTGLMGLLDVDEAQAEAILSLQLRRLAALERLKIQEESEELRARVKDLREIIASPERQRGIVSDELAEIVEKYGDERRTRIVPFDGEMSMEDLIPEEDVVVTITRSGYAKRTRTDSYRSQHRGGKGIRGATLREDDVVDHFFVTTTHRWLLFFTNYGRVYRAKGYELPEGGRDSKGQHVANLLAFQPGEEIAQVMELQDYDQADYLVLATRRGLVKKTRLSEYNSNRSGGVIAINLRQDEEGNYDELVSARLLSTGQDLLLVSRAGQSLRFHADDDTLRPTGRATSGVTGMRFREDDYLLAMDVVDPSWQDADLFVVTEGGYAKRTNVVDYPVKGRGGLGVKVANLVEARGNLVGALVTDSGDEVLCIMASGKVVRSAVVEVSRTGRTTQGVTFAKPDAGDRIIAVARSTERDMEEAVDAADSAPSADSADSTDQTQALQAPEGDTGDSPADSAADTVALEDNESEVEA